In Alkalihalobacillus sp. TS-13, the following are encoded in one genomic region:
- a CDS encoding C40 family peptidase, with amino-acid sequence MKKKLLPIALATGIVFSGAGQAFGATGSAIIDTGDNYLGAPYQYGAPVGDTSSFDCSSFTVTVFKKYGISLPRSSSAQANVGTTVSKSNLKVGDLLFYDTNFNGVINHVAIYAGNGKMLGAQSSTGVAFTDAFSPYYWGDRFVKAKRVLKSEAPKSETSDVSIYTIQSGDTLWGISMKYNTSVSNLKSLNNLSSNTIYIGQKLKVSGTTSTASSSKTHTVKSGDTLWGISITYGTTVSKLKDANNLSSDVIYPGQTFKIPN; translated from the coding sequence ATGAAGAAAAAGTTATTACCAATCGCACTTGCAACAGGGATCGTGTTCTCTGGAGCTGGACAAGCATTCGGAGCAACAGGAAGTGCCATCATCGATACAGGTGATAATTATTTAGGGGCACCATATCAATATGGAGCGCCAGTAGGAGATACAAGTTCCTTTGACTGTTCATCTTTTACCGTTACTGTATTTAAAAAGTACGGAATCAGTCTGCCTAGATCAAGTAGTGCTCAAGCTAATGTTGGTACAACCGTTTCGAAATCAAATCTAAAAGTTGGAGATTTGCTTTTCTATGATACGAATTTTAATGGTGTCATCAACCATGTAGCGATCTATGCTGGAAATGGGAAGATGCTAGGTGCACAATCTTCTACGGGCGTAGCATTCACGGATGCGTTCTCACCATACTATTGGGGCGATCGCTTTGTAAAAGCGAAAAGAGTTCTAAAATCTGAAGCACCAAAGTCTGAGACATCTGATGTATCTATTTATACTATACAAAGTGGAGATACACTCTGGGGTATCAGCATGAAATATAACACCTCAGTATCGAATCTTAAAAGCTTGAACAATCTTTCATCAAACACCATTTATATTGGACAAAAATTGAAGGTGTCTGGTACTACTAGTACAGCTTCAAGCAGCAAGACTCATACAGTAAAATCCGGAGACACATTATGGGGAATCAGTATCACGTATGGTACTACTGTTAGTAAGTTGAAGGATGCAAATAATCTATCTTCTGATGTGATCTATCCAGGACAAACATTTAAAATTCCTAACTAA
- a CDS encoding SGNH/GDSL hydrolase family protein, whose amino-acid sequence MKKLLYITTIILSIAIIVFGHFHWNSKINDTIANAKANAEPITQKANTIESAEEESEVDIKGLTENFSKDTRKLITDAIEAGETIDVAVIGSEALEMGETPWPELLQAGIDQAYSEGTFKLTSYDFGKDHSNVAIYKEKMTDIIDTKPDIVLLEPFIMNDNGDVGVKDTIEAIKILERRFSESNEDTVFMLQSSHPIFEPQVYAMQVEGIKEFAEKEKITYLDHWDHWPDVKDEKVRDYIKDDLSGPNDKGNKVWAEYLINYFTGK is encoded by the coding sequence TTCAAAGATTAATGACACGATTGCCAATGCAAAGGCAAATGCAGAACCTATAACTCAAAAAGCTAATACAATTGAAAGTGCTGAAGAAGAATCTGAAGTTGATATTAAGGGACTGACTGAAAATTTTTCTAAAGATACTCGAAAATTGATTACGGATGCTATTGAAGCAGGTGAAACAATCGATGTAGCGGTCATTGGCTCTGAAGCGCTAGAGATGGGTGAGACTCCTTGGCCAGAATTACTTCAGGCTGGGATAGATCAAGCTTATAGTGAAGGAACTTTCAAGCTGACATCATATGACTTTGGAAAAGATCATTCGAATGTTGCAATCTATAAAGAAAAAATGACTGATATTATTGATACTAAACCTGATATTGTACTGCTTGAACCATTTATTATGAACGATAACGGTGATGTTGGTGTTAAAGATACAATTGAAGCTATTAAAATCTTAGAACGTAGATTCTCTGAAAGTAATGAAGATACGGTCTTTATGTTACAGTCTTCCCACCCAATATTTGAACCACAAGTATACGCAATGCAAGTAGAGGGTATCAAGGAATTTGCCGAGAAAGAAAAGATCACTTATCTGGACCATTGGGATCATTGGCCAGATGTTAAAGATGAAAAAGTCAGAGATTATATTAAAGATGATCTATCAGGTCCTAATGATAAAGGTAACAAGGTTTGGGCAGAGTATCTCATAAACTACTTTACAGGAAAATAG